A single genomic interval of Selenobaculum gibii harbors:
- a CDS encoding MarR family winged helix-turn-helix transcriptional regulator → MSTVRNKEIAENFSHLLTIFHQKFIQPLSIPLPLNHFGTLICLGNNGTQTIGELSSKLKISKQQMSPIIDKLHKSGYITREQDKTDRRSVNISITSEGYDLLSAHHDNIVHLFEQRLETISNINNLEEIRQAQIALIRLINKYF, encoded by the coding sequence ATGTCGACTGTTAGAAATAAAGAAATTGCAGAAAATTTCTCACATTTACTTACTATTTTTCATCAAAAATTCATTCAACCTCTTTCGATTCCTTTGCCATTAAACCATTTTGGAACGCTGATCTGCCTCGGTAATAACGGTACACAAACGATTGGCGAATTATCATCTAAGTTGAAAATTTCCAAGCAACAAATGTCTCCTATTATTGACAAATTACATAAGTCTGGATATATCACGCGTGAACAAGATAAAACTGATCGCCGTAGTGTAAATATATCCATTACTTCTGAGGGCTATGATCTGCTTTCTGCCCATCATGATAATATTGTACATTTATTTGAACAAAGATTAGAAACAATATCAAATATAAATAATCTCGAAGAAATAAGACAAGCACAAATTGCGTTAATACGCTTAATTAATAAGTATTTTTAA
- a CDS encoding L-lactate dehydrogenase has protein sequence MKSLKSKLVIIGVGHVGSAVLNRAIAFQLANEIVLIDMDEKKAFGEALDSSHATPCNYSQNINVHIGDYSECKDAGVIIIAAGPSIMPGENLDRLVLAERNIAVIHDIMPQITHYTKDAVIIMITNPLDVTTYCAAKCFDYPENRLFGTGTTLETLRFKRIIANHYNVDAKDVQGYMLGEHGNSAFPAWSLLNIGGIPADQLDNFFNKSESLDRQEVAKAVVQVAYDVLNCKGYTNTGIAMGACRLAKAVLGNERSILPVSTPLKGEYGLTNVALSLPSLISENGIERRFEVNLPTDELEKLHFSANSIKGVLLANKLI, from the coding sequence ATGAAGTCTCTTAAAAGTAAACTGGTAATTATCGGCGTCGGCCATGTCGGCTCTGCCGTTTTGAATAGAGCAATTGCGTTTCAATTAGCAAATGAAATTGTTTTAATTGATATGGATGAAAAAAAAGCCTTTGGTGAAGCACTTGATTCAAGTCATGCTACACCTTGTAACTATAGCCAAAACATCAATGTCCACATTGGCGATTATTCGGAGTGTAAAGATGCAGGCGTTATTATTATCGCTGCTGGGCCAAGTATAATGCCTGGAGAAAATTTAGACAGACTTGTACTTGCAGAGCGCAACATTGCCGTAATTCATGACATTATGCCACAAATTACCCACTATACAAAAGATGCTGTAATCATTATGATTACAAATCCATTAGATGTTACAACTTATTGCGCAGCCAAATGTTTTGACTATCCAGAGAATCGTTTATTTGGAACAGGTACAACATTAGAAACATTACGGTTTAAACGCATTATTGCAAATCACTATAACGTAGATGCTAAAGATGTACAAGGGTATATGTTAGGTGAGCATGGAAATTCAGCATTTCCCGCTTGGAGTTTACTTAATATTGGTGGAATTCCAGCTGATCAACTTGATAATTTTTTTAATAAATCGGAATCACTCGACCGTCAGGAAGTTGCAAAAGCAGTTGTTCAAGTTGCTTACGACGTTCTCAATTGCAAAGGCTATACTAATACAGGTATTGCGATGGGGGCTTGTCGACTTGCAAAGGCAGTTTTAGGAAATGAGAGAAGTATCCTTCCTGTATCTACACCATTAAAGGGCGAGTATGGCTTAACAAATGTCGCGTTAAGTCTTCCTTCATTAATTAGCGAAAACGGTATTGAACGTCGTTTTGAAGTCAACCTTCCAACTGACGAATTAGAAAAATTACATTTTAGTGCAAATAGCATAAAGGGTGTTCTACTAGCAAACAAGTTAATTTAA
- the panD gene encoding aspartate 1-decarboxylase — MLLNLLKSKIHCATVTEANLKYMGSITIDETLMKAANILPNERVQVVNNNNGARLETYVIPGKADSGVICLNGSAARLVQPEDVVIIMAYAWMEEREAQEYQPIVVMVDEKNKMREIRSKETERQIDKQSS, encoded by the coding sequence ATGTTACTTAATTTATTGAAGTCAAAAATTCATTGTGCAACTGTTACAGAGGCAAATTTAAAATATATGGGCAGTATTACAATTGATGAAACGCTAATGAAAGCGGCAAACATATTACCAAATGAACGTGTACAAGTGGTGAATAATAATAATGGAGCCAGACTTGAAACTTATGTCATTCCGGGTAAAGCTGATTCAGGTGTCATTTGTTTAAATGGATCAGCAGCAAGACTTGTGCAACCAGAGGATGTTGTTATTATTATGGCGTATGCTTGGATGGAAGAAAGAGAAGCGCAAGAATATCAGCCGATCGTCGTTATGGTAGATGAGAAGAATAAAATGCGTGAAATACGCAGTAAAGAAACAGAACGTCAAATAGATAAACAGAGTTCTTAA
- the panC gene encoding pantoate--beta-alanine ligase, with protein MKVLTTVAEVKSFVRAVKKAGKTIGLVPTMGALHEGHLTLMRHAKKNADVVIASVFVNPTQFGPNEDFDAYPRGFSRDCEKLDSVGVDAVFHPSAEEMYPKGYTAYVTVDGDITNKLCGAKRPGHFRGVATVVTKLFNITEADKAFFGQKDAQQVVVIKRFVRDLNMNVEVNMVPIVRAEDGLALSSRNKYLSDKEKKAALVLSKSLKEAQKAFKSGKKSVTELKALITEKIQAEPLAQIDYIDIYTFPDLEECEMIAKEALVALAVKFGTTRLIDNTILGGE; from the coding sequence ATTAAAGTGTTAACTACGGTAGCAGAAGTTAAATCATTTGTTAGAGCAGTGAAAAAAGCAGGAAAAACGATTGGGCTAGTTCCGACAATGGGAGCGCTACATGAGGGACATTTAACGTTAATGCGTCATGCGAAAAAAAATGCGGATGTTGTTATTGCAAGTGTATTTGTAAATCCGACACAATTTGGTCCGAATGAAGATTTTGATGCATATCCGCGTGGATTTTCCCGTGATTGTGAAAAACTAGACTCCGTTGGTGTTGATGCGGTTTTCCATCCGAGTGCAGAAGAAATGTATCCAAAGGGATATACAGCTTATGTAACTGTAGATGGAGATATTACAAATAAATTATGCGGTGCAAAGCGTCCAGGACATTTTCGTGGCGTAGCAACAGTTGTTACAAAACTATTTAATATTACGGAGGCCGACAAAGCTTTCTTTGGACAAAAAGATGCACAACAAGTCGTTGTGATTAAAAGGTTTGTGCGTGACTTAAATATGAATGTTGAAGTGAATATGGTGCCGATTGTTCGCGCCGAAGATGGTTTAGCGCTTAGTTCGCGAAATAAATATTTATCCGATAAAGAAAAAAAAGCCGCTCTCGTTTTATCGAAAAGTTTGAAAGAAGCACAAAAAGCTTTTAAAAGCGGCAAAAAATCCGTAACGGAATTGAAAGCGTTAATAACGGAAAAAATTCAAGCAGAACCGTTAGCACAAATTGATTATATAGATATTTATACTTTCCCTGACTTAGAAGAATGTGAAATGATAGCGAAAGAAGCGCTGGTTGCATTAGCAGTTAAGTTCGGTACGACTCGCTTAATTGACAATACAATCCTAGGAGGAGAATAA
- the panB gene encoding 3-methyl-2-oxobutanoate hydroxymethyltransferase: protein MAKITVATLKERKQRKTPITMLTSYDYAMARMVDNAGIDMILVGDSLGNVVLGYESTIPVTVDDMIHHAKAVCRGVNQAMVVVDMPFMSYQISVVDALRNAGRIMKESGAQAVKVEGGKEIIEVVRAMVDAGIPVVGHLGLTPQSIHQLGGFKVQGKDMETAQKMIDDAKLLADAGVCALVLECVPEKLAQKITDTIHVPTIGIGAGNVCDGQVLVVNDMLGMYSDFTPKFVKKFADLSKLMQEAIEEYKQEVINREFPAKEHTFTMSDEVLEKLY, encoded by the coding sequence ATGGCAAAAATAACGGTAGCAACATTAAAGGAAAGAAAGCAAAGGAAAACACCAATTACAATGCTTACTTCCTATGATTATGCGATGGCAAGAATGGTTGATAATGCTGGCATAGATATGATATTAGTAGGCGACTCTTTAGGAAATGTTGTATTAGGGTATGAATCAACGATTCCTGTAACTGTTGATGATATGATTCATCATGCAAAAGCAGTATGCCGTGGGGTAAATCAGGCGATGGTGGTCGTTGATATGCCATTTATGTCATATCAAATAAGTGTTGTAGATGCACTGCGTAATGCTGGGCGCATCATGAAGGAATCTGGTGCACAAGCGGTAAAAGTTGAAGGTGGAAAAGAAATTATTGAAGTAGTGCGAGCAATGGTTGACGCGGGGATTCCTGTCGTTGGACACTTAGGGCTTACACCGCAATCTATTCATCAATTGGGTGGATTTAAAGTACAGGGAAAAGATATGGAAACGGCACAAAAGATGATTGATGATGCTAAATTGCTTGCGGATGCTGGTGTGTGCGCTTTGGTTCTTGAATGCGTCCCAGAAAAGTTGGCGCAGAAGATTACAGATACAATTCATGTACCGACGATTGGAATTGGTGCTGGTAATGTCTGTGATGGTCAGGTTTTGGTAGTGAATGATATGCTTGGTATGTATAGTGACTTTACACCGAAATTTGTTAAAAAGTTTGCTGATTTGAGTAAATTAATGCAAGAAGCAATTGAGGAATATAAACAAGAAGTTATAAATCGCGAGTTTCCTGCAAAGGAGCATACGTTTACAATGTCGGATGAGGTTTTAGAAAAATTGTATTAA
- a CDS encoding methyl-accepting chemotaxis protein, translated as MSIKAKLITSFTVLVCLLIGLGSFANYSLSEVNSKTVEITDSWMEGTRILNNIGTNLDKIRREELNHLIERDTNKMTAIEKDIEKDVLSVNNEFEEYRKLIDNMEYNSQEEKEKDITAINEIEKLYQDYYGISKEVIKFSRAGDQIQGGDLVRGRSFEVYAALANKVQGLVSFNNDGAKAAKLESNEIYKSNSLYSNIIMVVAFIIAVAVAYFMVRDIRKSILELMRVSEAVSKGDLNVQAEVYSNDELGKLSTEYNGMIGSIKALISQIQKTSSQVAAASEELTASADQSAQVTQQIAQSITHVSEFSENQVDAVNVTTDVVQQMSAGIEETSATISMTADQTSEAVKAAQDGNESIKNAVMQMNNIEMTVSRSAQVVTKLGENSKEIGQIVETISGIAGQTNLLALNAAIEAARAGEQGKGFAVVAEEVRKLAEQSKAAAERIANLIEGIQKDTEEAVVVMNEGTAEVKVGAEVVSAAGSAFEKILEMVNHVNRQSKEIATTMEEMANGTQHIVTSVEDIDKSCKKMSDETQTVSASTEEQSAAMQEIASASRSLAVLAQELNEESAKFKL; from the coding sequence ATGTCAATTAAAGCAAAGTTAATTACTAGTTTTACAGTATTAGTCTGTTTACTTATTGGGTTAGGTTCATTTGCAAACTATTCATTATCAGAAGTGAATAGTAAAACCGTTGAAATTACTGATAGTTGGATGGAAGGAACACGTATATTAAATAATATTGGCACAAATTTAGATAAAATACGCAGAGAAGAACTAAATCATTTGATTGAACGAGATACAAATAAAATGACAGCGATTGAAAAAGATATTGAAAAAGATGTTTTGTCTGTCAATAATGAATTTGAAGAGTATAGAAAACTGATAGATAATATGGAGTATAATAGCCAAGAAGAAAAAGAGAAAGATATAACAGCTATCAATGAAATTGAAAAATTATATCAAGATTATTATGGGATTTCTAAAGAGGTAATAAAGTTTAGTCGAGCTGGTGATCAAATTCAAGGTGGTGATTTGGTAAGAGGGCGTTCATTTGAGGTATATGCTGCCTTAGCAAATAAAGTACAGGGATTGGTATCATTTAATAATGATGGTGCAAAAGCCGCAAAACTGGAAAGTAACGAAATTTATAAATCGAATAGTTTATATTCAAATATTATTATGGTAGTTGCATTTATTATTGCGGTTGCAGTTGCTTATTTTATGGTTCGGGATATTAGAAAATCTATTCTGGAGCTTATGCGAGTTTCAGAGGCAGTGAGTAAAGGCGACTTAAATGTACAGGCAGAAGTGTATTCTAATGATGAATTAGGAAAATTATCTACTGAATATAATGGTATGATTGGCAGCATTAAGGCGCTGATTTCACAAATTCAAAAAACCTCTAGTCAGGTGGCAGCCGCATCAGAAGAATTGACAGCTAGTGCGGATCAGTCAGCTCAAGTTACTCAACAAATAGCACAATCTATTACGCATGTATCTGAATTCTCAGAAAATCAAGTAGATGCGGTAAATGTGACGACTGATGTCGTGCAACAAATGTCGGCAGGAATAGAAGAAACCTCTGCAACAATTAGTATGACAGCTGATCAAACTAGCGAAGCGGTAAAGGCAGCACAAGACGGCAATGAATCTATTAAAAATGCTGTAATGCAGATGAATAATATTGAGATGACTGTAAGTCGTTCAGCACAGGTTGTTACTAAACTTGGGGAAAATTCCAAAGAAATTGGACAGATTGTAGAAACGATATCAGGGATCGCAGGGCAGACAAATCTTCTGGCTTTAAATGCGGCAATCGAAGCAGCGCGTGCAGGTGAACAAGGAAAAGGTTTTGCTGTAGTTGCAGAAGAGGTTAGAAAGCTTGCAGAACAATCGAAAGCAGCAGCAGAACGTATTGCAAATTTAATTGAAGGCATTCAAAAAGATACAGAAGAAGCAGTCGTTGTAATGAATGAAGGAACTGCTGAAGTTAAAGTTGGAGCTGAAGTTGTTAGTGCGGCAGGTAGTGCTTTTGAAAAAATATTAGAAATGGTTAATCATGTGAATCGTCAGTCGAAGGAAATTGCAACGACGATGGAAGAAATGGCAAATGGAACACAGCATATTGTTACTTCTGTAGAAGATATAGATAAATCATGTAAGAAGATGTCTGATGAAACGCAGACTGTATCTGCATCGACTGAAGAGCAGTCAGCGGCTATGCAAGAAATTGCCTCTGCAAGTCGAAGTCTAGCAGTTCTCGCGCAAGAATTAAATGAGGAAAGTGCTAAATTTAAGTTATAA